Proteins encoded within one genomic window of Dyadobacter chenhuakuii:
- a CDS encoding CcmD family protein, translating into MKKVSLLLLTLFLISGNLFAQAVDKGVPMADKLREDGKIWVVVAVIAVIFAGIAINMLRIDSKVSKIEKELNIK; encoded by the coding sequence ATGAAAAAAGTCTCCCTCTTACTACTCACCTTATTTTTGATCTCAGGAAACTTGTTTGCACAAGCTGTTGATAAGGGCGTGCCTATGGCCGACAAACTCCGGGAAGACGGTAAGATCTGGGTTGTTGTAGCTGTGATTGCTGTGATTTTCGCAGGGATCGCGATCAATATGCTTCGGATAGATTCCAAAGTAAGCAAAATCGAAAAAGAATTAAATATCAAGTAA
- the ccsA gene encoding cytochrome c biogenesis protein CcsA, whose product MRKTWWKILCIVIIFYVIFMGLMGPVPRLAIINESIRNTYFHVALWLAMTTLLFASMIFSIRYLNKGRIGDDDIASELAKSAIFFGILGCLTGSVWANYTWGDPWPNDPKLNGAAVGILIYLAYLLLRSSFEDEQRKARISSVYNIFAFAVFIPIIYILPRLTDSLHPGSGGNSTFGSYDFNSDIRKVFYPAIIGYILLGLWLAELRIRIKVINRVRDEALITSDKIA is encoded by the coding sequence ATGAGAAAGACCTGGTGGAAAATCCTCTGCATAGTAATCATATTCTATGTCATTTTTATGGGTCTGATGGGCCCGGTCCCGCGCCTTGCCATCATCAATGAGAGCATTCGTAACACTTATTTCCACGTAGCGCTCTGGCTGGCCATGACCACGCTGCTTTTTGCGTCCATGATTTTTTCAATCCGTTATTTGAACAAAGGACGGATCGGTGATGACGACATTGCAAGCGAGCTGGCCAAGTCCGCCATATTCTTCGGAATTTTGGGCTGCCTGACAGGCTCGGTTTGGGCTAATTACACCTGGGGCGATCCCTGGCCGAATGACCCGAAACTGAATGGTGCGGCAGTTGGCATCCTGATCTATCTGGCTTATCTGCTGCTGAGAAGCTCTTTTGAAGACGAGCAGCGAAAAGCGCGCATTTCTTCGGTTTACAACATTTTTGCATTCGCTGTTTTTATTCCAATCATTTACATCCTGCCCCGGCTGACAGATTCTTTGCATCCGGGCAGCGGCGGAAACAGCACATTCGGCTCCTATGATTTCAACAGCGACATCCGGAAAGTTTTCTATCCTGCTATCATCGGTTACATTCTGCTGGGATTATGGCTGGCCGAACTTCGGATCCGGATCAAAGTGATCAACCGCGTCAGGGACGAAGCATTAATAACTTCTGACAAAATAGCCTGA